The stretch of DNA ctccatacccctcactgtagcaaaTTCTATTGTactccatacccctcactgtagcaaaTTCTATTGCactccatacccctcactgtaacacattctaTTGCactccatacccctcactgtaacacattctaTTGCAcgccatacccctcactgtaacacattctaTTACactccatacccctcactgtaacacattctaTTGTgctccatacccctcactgttaaCACACTCTATTGCactccatacccctcactgtaacacattctaTTGTACTCcatacccctcattgtaacacattctATTGCactccatacccctcactgtaacacattctaTTGCactccatacccctcactgtaacacattctaTTGCactccatacccctcactgtaacacattctaTTGCgctccatacccctcactgtaatacattctATTGCGCTCCATACCCTTCACTGTTAACACATTCTATTGTactccatacccctcactgtaacacaatctATTGTactccatacccctcactgtaagacattCTGttgccctccatatccctcactgtaagACATTCTGTTgcactccatatccctcactgtaacacattctaTTGTactccatacccctcactgtagcaaaTTCTATTGTactccatacccctcactgtagcaaaTTCTATTgcaccccatacccctcactgtaacacattctaTTGCAcgccatacccctcactgtaacacattctaTTGTgctccatacccctcactgtaagacattCTATTGCgctccatacccctcactgttaaCACATTCTATTGCactccatacccctcactgtaacacattctaTTGTACTCcatacccctcattgtaacacattctATTGCACTCcatacccttcactgtaacacattctATTGTACTCcatacccctcattgtaacacattctATTGCactccatacccctcactgtaacacattctaTTGTactccatacccctcactgtagcaaaTTCTATTGTactccatacccctcactgtagcaaaTTCTATTgcaccccatacccctcactgtaacacattctaTTGCactccatacccctcactgtaacacattctaTTGCAcgccatacccctcactgtaacacattctaTTGCactccaaacccctcactgtaacacattctaTTGCactccatacccctcactgtaacacattctaTTGTgctccatacccctcactgttaaCACATTCTATTGCactccatacccctcactgtaacacattctaTTGTACTCcatacccctcattgtaacacattctATTGCactccatacccctcactgtaacacattctaTTGCactccatacccctcactgtaacacattctaTTGCactccatacccctcactgtaacacattctaTTGCgctccatacccctcactgttaaCACATTCTATTGTactccatacccctcactgtaatacattctATTGCGCTCCATACCCTTCACTGTTAACACATTCTATTGTACTCcatactcctcactgtaacacattctaTTGTactccatacccctcactgtaacacaatctATTGTactccatacccctcactgtaacacattctaTTGTactccatacccctcactgtaagacattCTGTTgcactccatatccctcactgtaagACATTCTATTgcactccatatccctcactgtaagACATTCTATTTCactccatacccctcactgtaacacattctaTTTCactccatacccctcactgtaacacattctaTTGCactccatacccctcactgtaagacattCTATTGCactccatacccctcactgtaagacattCTATTGCactccatacccctcactgtaacacattctaTTGCACTAcgtacccctcactgtaacacattctaTTGCactccatacccctcactgtgggcaaaaaagtggcaaagAGAATTGAATCCAGAGAATTGTGAGGCAAtgaatttggggagggcaaacaagccAACAGAATAAAGAATAAAAGGTAGGACACTgagaagtgcagagggatcttggagtgaatgtccacagatcgcTGTAGGTAGCAGGACAGCtagataaggtggctaagaaggtaaatggaatacTTACCTTTATTGGCTGAGGTatggagtataagagcagggaataAAAGGTATACTAGGAATGCTATAATATAGTATACCACTAAAAAGTACTAGACTGCAGTTaggatattgtgtacagttcctacattacaagagggAAGTGCTTACAATAAAGAAAGTATAGGGGAAAATTTTGAGAATGGTGTCAGGAATGGaaattggtcaggttgggtttgttttctttggaacagaggaggctgaggggaggttTAATTGAGTTTACAAAGGAGGGCCCTGAGGTAAATAGGAAGGACCTGGTCCTTTTAGCAGAGAGCTCAATAAGCAGGAGGCCTTGATTGAAAGCAATTGGTGGAGGATTGGGGGTAGTTGAGTATAAGTTTCACTTGGAGAGTGCTgaagatctggaactcactgcctgaaagggtgggagaggtagaaaccctcatttcatttaaaaagtacctgataAACATTTGAGGTGCATAACCTGTAGACCAAGAgaactagaaaatgggattagactggatggctgtttttttttatgcGGGGGTgagatacgatgggctgaatggcctcctgctgtgccttATGTTTCCTCTATTTCCATGTAACACTTTCTGTTGTACCCACAtcgctcactgtaacattctacTCCTCATTGTAACATTTATATACCTCTCAATGTGACAACAGCTTATACCTATATAAAGCTTTTAACATGATAAAACATCCTAAggttcttcacaggagcattattaaacaaagtctgacactgagccacgtaaggagatattgggtcaTGTGACCAAAAAATTGGTCAAAGAAATAAGtttgaaggagtgtcttaaaggaggaaagtgaggtagaaaggtggagaggttcagggagcgAATTCCAGAGTTTGAGTCCTGGGCAACTGAAGGTGTTGTTACTTATGGCGAAGAGATTAAAAATTTGTAGAAAGTCTCGAAGTGTTGTGTGTTAGAAGAGATGAAGTTAAAGGCTGCTGACAGGTTGAAGAGGAAAGGTctatctttgtcacagtcactgatatttgtgactttgatcagagctgttttggtactgtggcaggggcagaaacctgatttgGAAGGATTCAAATATGGGGCAACACTCATGCCCCACACCCCTTGCTGCAACATTCTGATattctcactgtaaccctctgatataccccacactccacactataacactctgatataccccacactctgatataccccacactctgcactgtaacactctgatataccccacactctgcactgtaacactgatataccccacattctgcactgtaacactctgatatattccacactccACACTATTAcgctctgatatactccacactccACTCTATTAcgctctgatatactccacattctgcactgtaacactctgatataccccacactccacactataacgctctgatataccccacattctgcactgtaacactctgatataccccacactctgcactgtaacactctgatataccccacactctgcactgtaacgctctgatataccccacactctgcactgtaacactctgatatactccacactctgcactgtaacactctgatataccccacattctgcactgtaacactctgatatattccacactccACACTATTAcgctctgatatactccacattctgcactgtaacactctgatataccccacactccacactataacactctgatataccccacattctgcactgtaacactctgatataccccacactccacaCTATTAcgctctgatatactccacattctgcactgtaacactctgatataccccacactccacactataacactctgatataccccacattctgcactgtaacactctgatataccccacactcccacactataacactctgatataccccacattctgcactgtaacactctgatataccccacactccacaCTATAACGCTCAGATATATTCCACACTCCACACTATAACagtctgatatactccacatcctgcactgtaacactctgatataccccacactccacactataacactctgatataccccacattctgcactgtaacactctgatataccccacactccacaCTATAACGCTCAGATATATTCCACACTCCACACTATAACagtctgatatactccacatcctgcactgtaacactctgatataccccacactctgcactgtaacactgatataccccacactctgcactgtaacactctgatataccccacactctgcactgtaacactctgatataccccacactctgcactgtaacactctgatatatcccacactctgcactgtaacactctgatataccccacactctgcactgtaacactctgatataccccacactctgcactgtaacactgtgatataccccacactctgcactgtaacactgtgatataccccacactctgcactgtaacactctgatataccccacactctgcactgtgacactctgatataccccacattctgcactgtaacactctgatatattccacactccACACTATTAcgctctgatatactccacactccACACTATTAcgctctgatatactccacattctgcactgtaacactctgatttataccccacactccacactataacgctctgatataccccacattctgcactgtaacactctgatataccccacactccacaCTATaatgctctgatataccccacactctgcactataacactctgatataccccacactctgcactgtaacactctgatataccccacactccacaCTATctcgctctgatataccccacactctgcactgtaacattctgatataccccacactccacactataacgctctgatataccccacactctgcgctgtaacactctgatataccccacattctgcacagtaacactctgatataccctacactcCACACtataacgctctgatataccccatactctgcactgtaacactctgatataccccacactccacactataacgctctgatataccccacattctgcactgtaacactctgatatatcccacactccagactataacgctctgatataccccacattctgcactgtaatactctgatataccgcacactctgcactgtaacactgatataccccacactccacactataacactctgatataccccacattctgcactgtaacactctgatatactccacactaTCTcgctctgatacaccccacattctgcactgtaacactctgataaaccccacactccACACtataacgctctgatataccccacactgtgcactgtaacactctgatataccccatactcCACACTATaatgctctgatataccccacattttgcactgtaacactctgatatactccacactatcttgctctgatataccccacactctgcactgtaacactctgatacaccccacactccacactataacgctctgatatacctcacagtAATACTATCATCCTTCACTAACATGCccttcactgtaatactctgatgcAGAGACCTGCAAAATGTTTGTGTTCAAATTAGTATCTTTGTTGCAACATTGTTCCCACTAGTGTGGGATAAGGcactgaagtggatgatcagccatgattgtattgaatggaagagcaggcttgatgggctgaatggcctaatcctgctcctttgTTCTTATTACTTTTTACTAATGCTGGATTTTTAGTTATTCTTTCACTAAAAACTTTAACACAATCAAAACTTCTCACTCTGGAGGAAGCTGCACAAAGCTGCCCATGTATGAAAAAAAGCCTAGGAAAATGAAGATAAATTTTGTCAAGAGTTTGGCCTTGTAACTTGTTTAGACTTTCATAATCTATGACAAATTGGGAACTGTTTCCTCCTGAGTTGAAGAGGCAGCATTATTCAATGAATGAACATTATTTCCTGCCTGTTATAATTTTAGCATCTTCATTCAAGCATACAGCCTCCTAACTACCAATCCAGATCCATGACCAGGTCCTTGTTTAGAATTCAAGTTTTGTCGAAATGTTATAATTTCTCTTTACTTGAGTCGAATTTTGTGCAGTGGCAAATCCAGAGTTCGACTGTGTAGAAACTGTGGAGAGTATAAACTGTTAACATTGTCTTTGTGTCAAAGCTGATGTATTCTCCAAATTCACCTGACAGCTTTTCTAAAACCTTTTCTATTCAAATCTTAATTTCTAGCACAAAGAATAGCTTTTGGATAATAATTTGTCAGATATCTCCAGCATTTTGCCACACTTAACCAACTCCATCATCTTATTCACCATCCAAGTCAATCCATCCTTCTCCTTCCATTCCCCTAATGccatccccatcccattcctACCAGCGTGCCCATGCCATCCCCAGCCACTGTTGCAATGTCATGCCATCCCATCCCAAAATAGTCTCCAGCCCCAAATAATCTCCATTCATCACCAAATAAAACCAACGCACTGCTTAAACTGGCCAATCAAATCAGTCCAGACAGACAAAAACTGAGTATTATTATTATCAATACCCCAAACTGTTCACTGCAATAATGTAAAGGAAccagaatataggagcaggattaggccattcagcccatcaagcctgctcctccattcagtacaatgatggctgatcatccacttcaatgccttttacccacactattccCAAAACCCtttgttattgttaatcagaaatctgtcaatctctgctttaaccATACtcgatgactgagcttccactaccctctggggtagacaattccaaaggttcacaaccttctgagtagaaaaaaaaattctcctcatcttggtccgaagtggcttcccccttattttgaaattgtattcCCTGGTTCaaaactccccaaccaggggaaacatcttacctgcatctaccctgtctattcctttaagtagtttgtaggtttcaatgagatcgcatctcattctttgaaactctagagaatggaGGCCTAGTTTCCCCAATTCCTCTTCAAAGGATGAtggtcctgccatcccaggtctggtgaatcttcgttgcactccttttatggcaataatatccttcctaaggtaaggggaccaaaactgcacatagtactccaggcaCAGTCTAAGCAAGGTTCTTATACTTTTGAAGCAAGCAAGTATCCCACTCCCTGGAACACTCTTTGTGTACTTCCCGCATTGTGACACTTGGAATATATCCCACAAACCTCTCAACAGCCTGATTCAGTGATCGACCTTAATTGAAGTTCACCTCTTTAATTATGCCACTTGCTGTTCCATTATGCAGAGCTCCCACTGAACTATGATTGTAAAACATAAAACACAGACTGAAAAACTATCTCGAATAAAGTGAGcagtgtaatgaggcagattttcTAGTACATTAGACAGCACAACGTTTAACAAAAACGATTTGAATATGATCATATTTAAAGATTATTATGTTTAGCCCTGACACAACACTAACCAGGAGGAACATTCTGTCTTCCCTCCACAGCCTGGACGTGTCTCCTATGGTAGAAACCAGTTCAGATGCTCCCTTGTTCTCTCCTCGTTTACCATtgcatcctcctcctccagttcctcCTGTGCCTCTTCTCCTTCCACTTTCTCTTTGTTcttccattcaccctgtctcactGGGTAGCACAACTAACACTAACCTGTCCACAGCTGCTGAGGGAAGTCTTGTGCCATCCTCAAAGCCAACTACCAATCCATTCTTCAATGCTCTACAGAATAACCCTTTCTTTGAGGACCTCTTAGCTGATCAAATATTAAAGTCTCCTCCCTTCACGTCCTCTTCCTCTAGTTTAACCTATGGGTCTCAAGGTGTATCCGACGTGTCGCTTCCCTCCCCAAGCACAGCTGAATCCAGTGGCAGAGATTTGCATGCCTTGCCAAAACCTGTAGCCAAAGAAGAGATTCCTGCCAGCCCTCCTTCTGCTGCTCCAGCCTCTACAATGACCAGAACAAATATAAGCTCTTTCCAAAGGCCAGGGCCAACAGCTCCATCTGCTCCACTGGTCACCTCGGATTCAGCCATGTGGTCAGCTGTCTTCCCTTCAGCTGGAGCTGATGCTGAGGTTAAAGGTCAAGTAATACACTCATGTTTAGTACCCACAAGCGCTGAATCAGTGGGTGATTTGAATGTCGCCACACCTTCCATTGGGCCAAGGCAAATGAAAATGGAGtctggggtggaaggtgagtgtTCTTCCATATTCACCCAAGAGGTTGACCACAAGACTGTGGAAATGGGTCCTTCAATTCCAAATACTGCCTCAATCCAACCCACTAATCAAGGTAGCAGCATTTCCTTTAATATCTCAGGACTGAGGGCCAACTCAAAAGCCAAGAACAATGAATCCTCAGATATAATTGAGGAAGAAACCACTACAGAGAACGCAAACCCCTTGGACTTAAAAACCTGCTCTGCACAAGACACTACCCATTTTCCAGCCATTGAGAGTCCATCCCAGATGGAAAGTGGATCACCACCAATGATTCAGAACGCTGTCTTCAGTAAAGAACATGAGTTTGTTCCAGAATTGAGAAATGATCTTGAACCCCAGACTAACTCTGAGTCTCTTGCCTTACACCAAGAAAAGATTACGAAGGAACAAAAAGACCTCAGTAATATGGAGAAATCTTCACTGAAGGAAGGTGGCAGAGGCCCAAGGGACATTGCCAACAAGTCCGAAGGCTGGGAGCATATTGGCAGTTCTCCCTTATTGGTACCTGAGCCAGAAGTCACTGCAGGTGACAATCATGGGACAACACAGGCCAAAAGTAGTAAAGCCAGCATTGTGCCTTTATTCCAAGACAGTCACGATAATGTCCACCAAGTCATCTTTGGCAAAGATGACAAAAGGTCCCATGAAGGTTGTCAAAGCATTGACAGAGTGGGAAACAAATTCCAGGATGTAGACGTGCCCTGTGAAGGTGCAGGGAGGAGCCCAGAGACTATTGCTGCTAACAACGATATTATTTCTGAATCAATGGTCAGATTGGACTCTCAGTTTACACAGATTGGACCTCCACCTCCTAAACCGCCTAGGCTGCTTGCTTGTGCTGATCTGGGTTTGGAAGCAGAAGGCAACTTGGTGAAGGAGCAGCAAAGAGAAAAAGAGATGCCATTTGACCCTCCAGCAACTGCTGTGCAGTTGGCGAACCTAGCAGAACAGCAGTTGGATCGAAGGTTTGAACAAAAGACGTCTCTTGTGGTCTCCAGCCCAGCTGTTGATGAGGTAAATCCTGATCGGACTGATCCCATGTCCGCAGAGTCTGCCGCTAAGGAGTCTGTGGATAATATTAAACCATCAAATGATGTGGTAACTAAGGGGGAGGCCTTTTGTGGGACCATCGAGTTGAGTGTAAATGAGAGAACAGGGGTTGAGCACTACAAGACCTGTCTTTCTGCACTCTCAGCGGAGGGAATAAACACGTCAATTGATGCTGATGGAAATTCAAACAAATTGGATGTTTTCCAACAAACTCTTACTTCGAGTCTAATTGACGTCCACCAGGCGAAGCAACCTGTCAAGTTACAGCCCGCGTTGTTGAAAACAACTGCTGGTGCGAGCTCGCTGGAGACCATTTCGCTGGTCGATGAGAGGCCACCGACAGTTCTGGAACGGCCGAATGCAAATCGTAAAGAGGAAACCAGCTTGCTCTGGCGTGATCAGAATGACCAATCGGAGTTGGCGTTCATATCGGCTGTCGAGGAACTGCCTCACAAGTCCAGTCCTATCTTTCCCGAGTCTTTGGGGAGTGGAGAGCTAAACACCGAAATAAGCGAGGAAGCTGGAAAGGGAAGGGGGTCTTCCACGTTAAGGGATTCGGAGGAAACGCTAACCAGAAGTATGGAGGTGGAAACTCTGGGCAGCCAGTCCAGCAAGGCTTCGTGTCAAAGTGCTGGGGTGAGGCCTGTCTTACGGGCTGAGCCTGTGAGTCTTCGGACAGGAAGGGATCAGCGAGCCAAAGGAGAGGAAGCCACCTTGGCTGACCATCCTGCGCCTGATTTTTGCCTGTCCTCGACTGTACAATCTGACCAGGGACAGTTTTCGGAAAAGGCAGACGGTGCGGCCTGTAATAACCAGCCATCTGCCCAGGATGATGATCAATCGGTGGGCGATGAAAAGCCAATGACTGATGGTTGTTCTTCAGCCATTTCCCATGCCCATTCTGCAGCTTGTGATTATTTCTTTGAGGAAGGACTGAGCTTTAAAGAGCTTCATCTAAAGGCTGCACCGCATGCCCTTCAAGTCACTAACTTCACTAGGGAGCAGTTGGCTCAGCCTCCACTAAGTAACAACCCTTTGGCCTTCTCTACCCCTTATCCTGTGGCTGTAACTAACTCTAGAGTAACCGATCTGCCCTCCCCCATCCTCTTCCCATCGAATGTGGTTCCTCCCTCAGAGACCACCCAGCCAGCAGTCACCCCCCATCACTCGCTGCAGTCCAGTGGTTCGAAAGTGCCGGCGCTTACTGTTTTGCCCCGGGAGACACAGCCGGCTGAGATGTCCTTCCCTCAGCAGAGGATCAGGTGAGCACGGTGGAAAAAGTAATTCAATTTCTGAGAATGTTTTATGTTCGAAATGTTCATTTTACATCGTTCCCGTACACATGCGTGATCGTGATTGGGGAAATGCATGATGTTGTCCATCATTTCTTCTCCCAGTTTTCTCCCTTTTAACTCCAGAttcactggatagctctttcaaagaactggcaccgGCACCAgcacgggctgaatggcctccttctgtgctgtatgattcttgATGCGGCATACTGTTTGATGGCAGCCAGCAGGCCTCCAGTACTTAAGCATTCCTCATGTTTGAGCCTTGGCAGTGACTTTGACCATTGAGGGCCATCAGCCAATTACAGTCCTGACCACAAATGTGTACTTGGCAGCAGGAATCATTGACAGgattgatcaggagcagaaacccatAGCCGATTATGttgatttctctctcttcccccttccttaaACCGGAGCACTGCAGCCCGTTGTACTGGCTTATGTCTTGGTTTGAGGTAACTCGCTCAGCACAGGTCGGAGATTTGAACCTGTGTGACTCAGTGCTATGCGCGAGGCAGGGCGTTTATCCACTGGGGAAGCCATTTGCTTCCTTTGGCATTTTCCAAAGCCGATTGGTTTCCTGTGCAAACTGTTATTTCTGAGTCTAAAGGTTGGCAGTGCCTCACAGAATCgcaggggtggagggggtatTGGCAGGAAAGCGAAAACACTTTTCAGCAGCCAGACCAAGACAGATGACATGAAGCTGGGAGTGGCCTTCCCAATAAGAAAATGGGGTTATTGTGCTGTATGAAAACAGAAGGAAAGGATGAGTACACCCCACCCCTATTCGAAACTATCCCTCGATCTGTGCTGGGAACGATAGgactcacactcacccctgaAGAGGTACTTGTGGAGTTTCAGGCTAAAGTCTGGGGTCTGCTTGTCAGAATGAGCAGTGCTGCCAGAGAATTACTGCTCCCGAGTTTGTGCTGGCTGCATCAGACACCAATCCAGATTGGAAGTATCTTGCTAGAGGAGTCTGAAGTAAAACTTGAAACATATGTTTGAAGCGTGCATTTAGTAACCTCAGAATTGTCACACTAGAGACTCTCTGGTGGATTATAGGCACATAatagggtggtaaaaggaggagtagggccgattagggaccaaaagggggATTTGCACATGGAAGCAGGGGTCATGGCTGAGATATTAAGTGAATACTTTGCGtgtgtctttaccaaggaaccAGATGCTTCCCCAGGCCATGGTTACAGAGGAGAAaattctgtcactagaagggttcaaaattgataaaggaattGTTCAataaactgtcggtacttaaacaaaaacaaaaatacctggacaaactcagcaggtttggcagcatctgcggagaggaacacagttaacgtttcgaatccgaatgaccttctgttgaagggtcatgcggactcgaaacgttaaccgtgtccctctccgcaggtgctgtcagaccggctgagtttttccaggtatttttgtttttgttttggatttccagcgtccgcagttttttgcttttgtcggtacttaaagttgacaagaccttgggaccggatgagatgcatccaaggatattgaaggaagtgagagtagaagtTGCAGGggaactggccataatctttcagtcttccctggactcaggggaggtgccagaggactggagaattgcaaacgttatgcCCTCGTTCAAACAAAGACCCTGAGGATTagcccagcaattacaaaccACTCAGTTTAACTTCAGCGGTGGGCAAGtatctagaaacaattattcaggatagaattagtagtcacatggaaaaatgtggtttGATTAGGAagggccagcatggatttcttaaggggaaatggtgtttaactaacttgctggagttttttgaagaggtaacagagagggttggagagggtaatgctgttgatgtggatttccaaaaggtagtcgacacagtgccacacaacagacttgtaaggAAAGTTATAGCTCGTGGAATTAAGGtgacagtggcaacatggatacaaaattggctgagtaatacgaaatagagggtaatggtcaatggatatttttcgggctggaggaaggtttatagtggagttccctggggtaggtattgggacctttgcttttcctgatatatattaatgatctagatttgatgtacaggggacaatttcaaagtttgcggaagatgcaaaacttggaaacgttgtgaactgcgaggagagCAGTATAGACCTTCAAAATgacataaacaagttggtggagtgggctggtaggtggcagatgaagttcaatgtggagaaatttgaggtgaagcattttggtaggaagaacatggacagacagtataaaataaggggtgaaattttgaagggggtgcaggagcagaaagacctgggtgtatatgtgcatagagcactgaaggtggcagaacaggtggagcgaccagttaataaagcatatagtatcctgggctttattaataggggcgtagaggataaagagcagggaggttatgctaagcttatataagacactggttagacctcagctggagtattgtgtacagttctgcacgtcacactataggaaggatgtgaacacattggagagagtgcagaagagatttagaagaatggttccagggatgagacatttcagctatgaggatagattggagaggttgggactgttctccttggagaggagaaggctaagaggagatttgatagagatattcaaaatcatgagggggctgggcagagtagataggcagAAGCTGTACcggctcgtaaaaggatcaagaacaagagggcatagat from Carcharodon carcharias isolate sCarCar2 chromosome 1, sCarCar2.pri, whole genome shotgun sequence encodes:
- the LOC121278132 gene encoding uncharacterized protein LOC121278132 isoform X2 translates to MAGSLALQSQHWSPSHVQVTVLRARGLRAKGKHNTSDAFAIIQLGKDKYSTSVLEKSRDPEWREECTFEVMPDWVSEPQEGGGGGGGHGPEKELVITIMHRSLMSLDKFLGQLILPLATVYQEKSSKKPAWYKLSSKPGQKEKDRGEIQVIIQFVRNNITASMFDLSSKEKPRSALGKLKDKVKGKKKHDKLMPESASAIVPSSVGQIISDDEFNEKETPEKRSKKGFFSKPKLHRSSLTKSNSSLSSQQSVKSMESVSSSTGAVTVSSPQTTAPPTGFYPLLNKTDDNPLLPKKMMHKRALSDEVGQVVAPEIKGLTPKTNPLSRSSLCINGSHIYSEEPSSKSSSGLFSDSSPLLHSAHDFVTKREHAPRPASIEGPEGRLWAAGGIGKVETRLIPPVITVANEEGALVPAADIQRQGEVGSTRGTKPVHAAVPIISTAEATKKNIPDETKKASIFPFGSDSKDCESRRSRTPSPVRKCSSMAERSKNDGWFVKDANHKPSLTYGSQGVSDVSLPSPSTAESSGRDLHALPKPVAKEEIPASPPSAAPASTMTRTNISSFQRPGPTAPSAPLVTSDSAMWSAVFPSAGADAEVKGQVIHSCLVPTSAESVGDLNVATPSIGPRQMKMESGVEGECSSIFTQEVDHKTVEMGPSIPNTASIQPTNQGSSISFNISGLRANSKAKNNESSDIIEEETTTENANPLDLKTCSAQDTTHFPAIESPSQMESGSPPMIQNAVFSKEHEFVPELRNDLEPQTNSESLALHQEKITKEQKDLSNMEKSSLKEGGRGPRDIANKSEGWEHIGSSPLLVPEPEVTAGDNHGTTQAKSSKASIVPLFQDSHDNVHQVIFGKDDKRSHEGCQSIDRVGNKFQDVDVPCEGAGRSPETIAANNDIISESMVRLDSQFTQIGPPPPKPPRLLACADLGLEAEGNLVKEQQREKEMPFDPPATAVQLANLAEQQLDRRFEQKTSLVVSSPAVDEVNPDRTDPMSAESAAKESVDNIKPSNDVVTKGEAFCGTIELSVNERTGVEHYKTCLSALSAEGINTSIDADGNSNKLDVFQQTLTSSLIDVHQAKQPVKLQPALLKTTAGASSLETISLVDERPPTVLERPNANRKEETSLLWRDQNDQSELAFISAVEELPHKSSPIFPESLGSGELNTEISEEAGKGRGSSTLRDSEETLTRSMEVETLGSQSSKASCQSAGVRPVLRAEPVSLRTGRDQRAKGEEATLADHPAPDFCLSSTVQSDQGQFSEKADGAACNNQPSAQDDDQSVGDEKPMTDGCSSAISHAHSAACDYFFEEGLSFKELHLKAAPHALQVTNFTREQLAQPPLSNNPLAFSTPYPVAVTNSRVTDLPSPILFPSNVVPPSETTQPAVTPHHSLQSSGSKVPALTVLPRETQPAEMSFPQQRISPHPVKPISSTVHLTEKKSGLSGIGSTLSSGLEKLKNVTTGSISPIRSPAHEEQEAVKESKPTDPVARYYHLTHDELIKIILQQELELQKREEHVRDLEEYIDVVLVQVMEQKPSILQSVSEKMKDKMANK